Proteins co-encoded in one Kutzneria chonburiensis genomic window:
- a CDS encoding universal stress protein, translated as MSNHASGPPIVAGVDGSMSALHAVRWAAAEAARRSVPLRLVHVQPPVGTGTPDLGQQWLSDADFLARRTAPAVRPDSCVRLGDPATELLAESRTARLIVAGARGAGGFSGLALGSVALALATGGHCPAVIVRGRPTQSGPVVVGVCGTPRCQAVLDHAFDQAESRAEPLLAVHAWHPLPADADIAAAMGIAWTEVEAEQHDLLTEWLSAGVRRRPGVHVTRVIAAARPARALLGHSRFAQLVVVGCRGRSPLTGLVLGSVPRALLHHAPCPVLVVRDGHCR; from the coding sequence ATGAGCAACCATGCCAGCGGGCCGCCGATCGTGGCGGGTGTGGACGGGTCGATGTCCGCGCTGCACGCGGTCCGGTGGGCCGCCGCCGAGGCGGCCCGGCGGAGCGTGCCGCTGCGGTTGGTGCACGTGCAACCCCCGGTTGGCACGGGAACACCTGATCTGGGGCAGCAATGGCTGAGCGACGCCGATTTCCTGGCGCGGCGGACCGCACCGGCCGTGCGGCCGGACAGTTGTGTTCGGCTCGGCGACCCTGCGACTGAGCTGCTGGCCGAATCCCGGACGGCCCGGCTGATCGTGGCGGGCGCGCGCGGCGCCGGTGGGTTCTCCGGCCTGGCACTGGGGTCGGTCGCGCTCGCGCTGGCCACCGGTGGCCATTGTCCGGCGGTCATCGTCCGCGGCCGGCCGACGCAGAGCGGGCCGGTGGTGGTCGGGGTGTGCGGCACGCCGCGGTGCCAGGCCGTCCTCGATCACGCCTTCGACCAGGCCGAGAGCCGGGCCGAGCCGCTGCTCGCCGTGCACGCCTGGCACCCGCTGCCCGCCGACGCCGACATCGCCGCCGCCATGGGCATCGCCTGGACGGAAGTGGAGGCCGAGCAGCACGACCTGCTCACCGAGTGGTTGTCCGCCGGGGTGCGCCGGCGCCCCGGAGTCCACGTGACGCGGGTCATCGCCGCCGCGCGGCCGGCCCGCGCGCTGCTCGGCCACAGCCGCTTCGCCCAGCTTGTCGTGGTCGGCTGTCGCGGCCGCAGTCCGCTGACCGGCCTGGTTCTGGGCTCCGTGCCCCGGGCCTTGCTGCACCACGCGCCGTGTCCGGTCCTGGTCGTGCGCGACGGCCACTGCCGCTGA
- a CDS encoding response regulator transcription factor, with amino-acid sequence MTDDRKRVLLVEDDGELAVMLDRLLTSEGYDVDVARDGHTGLHRALTGRYDIMVIDRGLPGVTGLDLVTRLRRRGAVTPILVLSAMATPRDRVAGLDAGAEDYLSKPFDIDELLARLRALLRRHLQHAETLPLGPDTMLDVASRTVFRGERALEVLSERESDLLALLASRPGVVFTRTQLLELVFADAVTDTTVDTYVYYLRRKLGRKVISTVRGIGYRLGTTS; translated from the coding sequence GTGACCGACGACCGGAAACGGGTGCTGCTCGTCGAGGACGACGGCGAGCTCGCGGTGATGCTGGACCGCCTGCTGACGTCCGAGGGCTATGACGTGGACGTCGCCAGGGACGGTCACACCGGACTGCACCGCGCGCTCACCGGTCGCTACGACATCATGGTCATCGATCGAGGCCTGCCCGGTGTGACCGGCCTTGACCTCGTCACGAGGCTGCGCCGGCGCGGGGCCGTCACGCCCATTCTCGTGCTGTCGGCCATGGCCACGCCTCGAGACCGGGTGGCCGGCCTGGACGCCGGGGCCGAGGACTACCTGTCCAAGCCGTTCGACATCGACGAGCTGCTCGCTCGCCTGCGCGCCCTGCTGCGCCGGCATCTCCAGCACGCGGAGACGCTGCCGCTCGGCCCCGACACCATGCTGGATGTCGCCTCCCGCACGGTGTTCCGCGGCGAGCGGGCGCTGGAAGTGTTGTCGGAGCGGGAATCCGACCTGCTGGCACTGCTGGCGTCCCGGCCCGGCGTCGTGTTCACCCGGACCCAGTTGCTGGAATTGGTCTTCGCCGACGCCGTCACCGACACGACCGTCGACACCTACGTGTACTACCTGCGCCGCAAGCTGGGCCGGAAGGTGATCAGCACCGTGCGCGGCATCGGCTACCGCCTTGGCACGACCTCGTGA
- a CDS encoding phosphoenolpyruvate carboxykinase domain-containing protein, which produces MMTTTVPGLDRAPTTHRRLLAWVREMAELTTPDQVVWCDGSDRERDRLTTQLVHAGTLVPSPDEPDSLRVAADPADTARIGDHTYVCSRDPADAGPAGKWMDPVDMKIILTEQFRGAMRGRTMYVVPFRTGPLGEDAELGVQITDSVHTVVSMRALARTGTAALAGFVDYDGAERDFLPYLHSVGAPLAPGQADVPWPCDHTKYLSYFPEERMVWSYGSGHDGAPSLGRQRSALRIASALAREDGRLAEHMLILKLTGVEGTTHFIAAAFPPGCGRTTLATAEPTSPGWQIEALSHDVARLRFGDDGRLYAVDPVAATGGAPWGVPISAILFGGRRGDTVPLITEARNWQHGVFLGATLSTDEAGVVRRNPMAMLPLLGYHLGDYLRHWLDMGTRSDALPAVFLVNWFRRGADGRLLWPGFGENLRVLRWVVERVEGTASGLVTPIGYVPTTAALDLSDVDAPIEDVRAAIAVDDAQWRAELPLIRDWFDTIGDRLPSELRDELHALTRRLAATP; this is translated from the coding sequence CTGATGACCACGACCGTCCCCGGCCTGGATCGGGCGCCGACCACCCACCGGCGGCTGCTGGCGTGGGTACGCGAGATGGCCGAGCTGACCACGCCCGACCAGGTGGTGTGGTGCGACGGCTCGGATCGGGAACGGGACCGGCTCACCACCCAGCTGGTGCACGCCGGCACCCTCGTGCCGTCGCCGGACGAACCGGACTCGTTGCGCGTCGCGGCCGATCCCGCGGACACCGCGAGGATCGGGGACCACACCTACGTCTGCTCCCGCGACCCCGCCGACGCCGGGCCCGCCGGCAAGTGGATGGACCCGGTCGACATGAAGATCATCTTGACCGAGCAGTTCCGGGGCGCGATGCGGGGCCGCACGATGTACGTGGTTCCGTTCCGCACCGGCCCGCTCGGCGAGGACGCCGAGCTCGGTGTGCAGATCACCGATTCCGTCCACACGGTTGTGTCGATGCGGGCGCTGGCCCGCACGGGCACCGCGGCGCTGGCCGGCTTCGTCGACTACGACGGTGCCGAGCGCGATTTCCTGCCGTACCTGCACTCGGTCGGCGCCCCGCTGGCCCCGGGCCAGGCCGACGTGCCGTGGCCCTGCGACCACACCAAGTACCTCAGCTATTTCCCCGAGGAGCGGATGGTCTGGAGCTATGGCTCAGGCCACGACGGCGCGCCGTCGCTGGGCCGACAACGCAGTGCGCTGCGGATCGCCTCGGCGCTGGCCCGCGAGGACGGCCGGCTCGCCGAGCACATGCTGATCCTCAAGCTGACCGGTGTTGAGGGCACCACGCACTTCATCGCCGCCGCGTTCCCGCCGGGCTGCGGTCGGACCACGCTGGCGACGGCGGAGCCGACCAGTCCCGGCTGGCAGATCGAGGCGCTCAGCCACGACGTCGCGCGGTTGCGGTTCGGCGACGACGGCCGCCTGTACGCCGTCGATCCCGTCGCCGCGACCGGTGGTGCCCCGTGGGGCGTGCCCATCTCGGCAATCTTGTTCGGCGGCCGGCGCGGCGACACGGTGCCGCTGATCACCGAGGCCCGCAACTGGCAGCACGGCGTGTTCCTCGGCGCGACGCTGTCCACCGACGAGGCCGGCGTGGTGCGGCGCAATCCGATGGCGATGCTGCCGTTGCTCGGCTATCACCTCGGCGACTACCTGCGGCACTGGCTCGACATGGGCACCCGGTCCGACGCGCTGCCCGCGGTCTTCCTCGTCAACTGGTTCCGCCGCGGCGCGGACGGCCGCCTGCTGTGGCCCGGCTTCGGCGAGAACCTCCGTGTCCTGCGGTGGGTTGTCGAGCGCGTCGAGGGCACCGCCTCCGGCCTCGTGACCCCGATCGGCTACGTGCCCACCACGGCCGCGCTTGATCTGTCCGATGTGGACGCTCCGATCGAGGACGTCCGGGCCGCGATCGCCGTCGACGACGCCCAGTGGCGAGCCGAGCTGCCGCTCATCCGGGACTGGTTCGACACGATCGGCGACCGGCTGCCGTCCGAGCTGCGCGACGAGTTGCACGCGCTGACCCGCCGACTGGCGGCGACCCCCTGA
- a CDS encoding universal stress protein, giving the protein MTSNVAGRPVVAAVDGSDSALDAVRWAADEATRRGLSLHLMHIVEVSALAYAGAFGLSKDFFEAMRESGRHYLDDAVTAAGKLHPELPVTAEVVDGSPIPALVDASQQAAMIALGSRGLGGFPGMMTGSTAIATIARAHCPVVVVRGEQPDPAGPVVVGVDGSPTSESALALAFEEASFRGVELVAVHGWSEFAIPDASSFAQRFGVDWDAVQRSQEEQLAERLAGYGEKHPDVTVRRVVKGRRARQLLLDNARGAQLVVVGSRGRSELGGLLLGSTSQALIHHAPCPVLVVRAQS; this is encoded by the coding sequence GTGACCAGCAACGTGGCCGGCCGCCCCGTCGTGGCCGCCGTGGACGGATCCGACTCCGCGCTCGACGCCGTCCGGTGGGCGGCGGACGAGGCGACACGGCGAGGACTGTCGCTGCACCTGATGCACATCGTCGAGGTCAGTGCCCTCGCCTACGCCGGGGCTTTCGGTCTGTCGAAGGACTTCTTCGAGGCAATGCGGGAGTCCGGCCGCCACTACCTCGACGACGCCGTCACCGCGGCCGGCAAGCTGCACCCCGAGCTGCCGGTGACGGCCGAGGTCGTCGACGGTTCGCCGATCCCGGCGCTGGTGGACGCGTCGCAGCAGGCTGCGATGATCGCGCTCGGCTCGCGCGGGCTGGGCGGCTTCCCCGGCATGATGACCGGTTCCACCGCGATCGCGACGATCGCCCGCGCGCACTGCCCGGTCGTCGTCGTGCGGGGCGAGCAGCCCGATCCGGCCGGACCCGTCGTGGTCGGCGTCGACGGCTCGCCGACCAGTGAGAGCGCCCTGGCCCTGGCCTTCGAGGAGGCGTCGTTCCGCGGCGTCGAGCTGGTCGCGGTGCACGGCTGGTCCGAGTTCGCCATTCCCGACGCTTCCTCGTTCGCCCAGCGGTTCGGGGTGGACTGGGACGCGGTGCAGAGGAGCCAGGAGGAGCAGCTGGCCGAGCGGCTCGCCGGCTATGGGGAGAAGCACCCGGACGTGACCGTGCGCCGGGTCGTCAAGGGTCGTCGGGCCCGGCAGCTGCTGCTGGACAACGCCCGTGGCGCCCAGCTCGTGGTCGTCGGCAGCCGTGGCCGCTCAGAGCTCGGCGGTCTGCTGCTCGGCTCGACCAGCCAGGCCCTCATCCACCACGCGCCATGCCCGGTGCTGGTCGTCCGAGCCCAGAGCTGA
- a CDS encoding DUF2231 domain-containing protein, with protein sequence MPCGPPPAARRRLGIVTPVIALIALICVPVTTSAGEWLIRHVEVDPLVRAHAHLGDGLLPWVGGLFLLTAVVWALHRYRDRLARLRWLPVATVVVAVLSVAVSVGSVVEVYRIGDSGAQAAWHDNFSANPVSSSQK encoded by the coding sequence GTGCCGTGTGGCCCGCCGCCCGCCGCCCGTCGCCGGCTCGGCATCGTCACGCCCGTCATCGCGTTGATCGCGCTGATCTGCGTGCCGGTCACGACCAGCGCCGGCGAGTGGTTGATCCGCCACGTGGAGGTGGACCCCCTCGTGCGGGCCCATGCCCATCTCGGTGACGGTCTGCTGCCGTGGGTCGGAGGACTGTTCCTGCTCACCGCCGTGGTCTGGGCCTTGCACCGCTACCGCGACCGCCTGGCCCGCCTGCGTTGGCTGCCGGTGGCCACCGTGGTCGTGGCCGTCCTCTCGGTCGCGGTCTCTGTCGGCTCCGTCGTCGAGGTCTACCGCATCGGCGACTCCGGCGCGCAGGCCGCGTGGCACGACAACTTCTCCGCGAACCCGGTCTCCAGCAGCCAGAAGTGA
- a CDS encoding sensor histidine kinase: MTPTSEAVVRRAARRLGLQAAGMVAVVVLAVAGFGAFITARQEAADARMVVVAAANNADDVIDPPAGMWLAMRDSHGALRVTKGMPAGLPDLSALDSHSPADDTVVELPHGHFLVHTAQPPDGKIVQAVLNLEPWEAQRNRLLLGLLAAALVGLAFAAVVGVLLARRALTPLQRTLRLQRQFVADASHELRTPLTLLHTRAQLLNRALRDAPDELRDEAAGVVRDSSRLTELVEDLLLAAEGDGNADNVDIAPLATEVIAMIGPYATDRGITVESDVVAAAGRVSPSALRRALTALADNAIEHTPAGGTVTIAVRPAGHEVRIQVSDTGSGFSPDQAEALMTRFHSGGQRSGRRRYGLGLALVNDIADRYGGRLEAESRPGHGATFTLVLPRVTT, translated from the coding sequence GTGACGCCGACCAGCGAGGCGGTCGTGCGCCGGGCGGCCCGCCGGCTCGGGCTCCAGGCCGCGGGCATGGTCGCGGTCGTGGTGCTGGCGGTCGCCGGGTTCGGCGCGTTCATCACGGCCCGCCAGGAAGCGGCCGACGCGCGGATGGTGGTCGTGGCGGCGGCCAACAACGCCGACGACGTGATCGACCCGCCGGCCGGGATGTGGCTGGCGATGCGGGACTCACACGGCGCACTGCGCGTCACGAAGGGCATGCCGGCCGGGCTGCCCGATCTGTCGGCATTGGACAGTCACAGCCCGGCCGACGACACCGTCGTCGAGCTGCCGCACGGGCACTTCCTCGTGCACACGGCACAACCGCCGGACGGCAAGATCGTGCAGGCGGTGCTCAACCTGGAACCGTGGGAGGCACAGCGCAATCGGCTCCTGCTCGGACTGCTCGCCGCGGCGCTGGTCGGCCTGGCGTTCGCCGCCGTCGTCGGCGTGCTGCTCGCCCGCCGCGCGTTGACCCCTTTGCAGCGAACCCTTCGGCTGCAACGACAGTTCGTCGCCGACGCGTCCCACGAGCTGCGAACCCCGTTGACCCTGCTGCACACCCGCGCCCAGCTGCTCAACCGAGCGCTACGGGACGCCCCGGACGAGCTCCGCGACGAAGCCGCCGGCGTGGTGCGGGACAGCAGCCGCCTCACCGAACTCGTAGAGGACCTCCTGCTCGCCGCGGAGGGCGACGGCAACGCCGACAACGTCGACATCGCGCCGCTCGCGACGGAGGTGATCGCGATGATCGGACCGTACGCGACCGATCGCGGCATCACCGTCGAGTCCGATGTCGTGGCGGCGGCCGGCCGCGTGTCGCCGTCGGCGCTGCGGCGGGCCCTGACCGCCTTGGCCGACAACGCCATCGAGCACACGCCGGCCGGCGGCACGGTGACGATCGCCGTGCGGCCGGCCGGGCACGAAGTGCGCATCCAGGTCAGCGACACGGGTTCCGGCTTCTCGCCGGACCAGGCCGAGGCGTTGATGACCCGGTTCCACTCCGGCGGCCAGCGCTCCGGCCGCCGCCGCTACGGTCTCGGCCTTGCCCTGGTCAACGACATCGCCGACCGGTACGGCGGCCGGCTGGAGGCCGAGAGCCGGCCGGGCCATGGGGCGACCTTCACGCTGGTCCTCCCCCGCGTCACCACCTGA
- a CDS encoding NADH-quinone oxidoreductase subunit C, with translation MTRAFGDLVGHHRTAQAVTADELPDRASSLLHTGHRVALIAGHDDGHQLRAVYLFTDAATDHRVELHLPLDRESPRVPSLAGMSFAAGRFEREMRDLYGIVPDDHPLPRRLVRHFHWPKGWYPMLADAGDPPAFGDVDGPYPFRTVEGPGVYEIPVGPVHAGLIEPGHFRFSVVGETILNLKARLWFVHKGIEKLFQGRRADQAVELAERVSGDTAVGHTLAFCLAVEDALGIPVPAAARRNRAILLELERLYNHVTDIGALCNDVGHGILNAHAQRIRERLLRINDEVTGHRLLRGAIRPGATSLVRSPDPGALAAIGVDVAEVVALAVDHSVVNDRFTGTAVLTAAQAADLGTLGYVARASGLSLDARHDHPFRPAPLPRTIHGRTDGDVLSRFLVRAGEIQESIAMITVLLDEADSGETDSGEAGPGPAVSGTGVGIVEGWRGTVVHRVELAADGRLARVKIVDPSYFNWPALPVALADTIVPDFPLVNKSFNLSYAGNDL, from the coding sequence ATGACCCGCGCCTTCGGCGACCTGGTCGGCCACCACCGCACCGCCCAGGCCGTCACCGCCGACGAGCTGCCCGACCGGGCCTCGTCGCTGCTGCACACCGGCCACCGGGTCGCGTTGATCGCCGGCCACGACGACGGCCATCAGCTGCGCGCGGTGTATCTGTTCACCGATGCCGCCACCGACCACCGGGTCGAGCTGCACCTGCCGCTGGACCGCGAGTCCCCGCGCGTGCCGAGCCTGGCCGGCATGTCCTTCGCCGCCGGCCGGTTCGAACGCGAGATGCGTGACCTGTACGGGATCGTGCCCGACGACCACCCGCTGCCCCGGCGGCTGGTCCGGCACTTCCACTGGCCCAAGGGCTGGTACCCGATGCTGGCCGACGCCGGCGACCCGCCCGCGTTCGGCGACGTCGACGGCCCGTACCCGTTCCGCACCGTCGAAGGCCCCGGCGTGTACGAGATCCCGGTCGGGCCGGTGCACGCCGGCCTGATCGAGCCGGGGCACTTCCGGTTCTCCGTGGTCGGCGAGACGATCCTGAACCTCAAGGCCCGCCTGTGGTTCGTGCACAAGGGCATCGAGAAGCTGTTCCAGGGCCGCCGCGCCGACCAGGCCGTCGAACTCGCCGAACGGGTCAGCGGCGACACCGCCGTCGGCCACACCCTGGCCTTCTGCCTGGCGGTCGAAGACGCCCTCGGCATCCCCGTCCCGGCCGCGGCCCGCCGCAACCGGGCGATCCTGCTGGAACTGGAACGCTTGTACAACCACGTCACCGATATCGGCGCGCTGTGCAACGACGTCGGGCACGGCATCCTCAACGCCCACGCCCAGCGGATCCGGGAACGACTGCTGCGGATCAACGACGAGGTGACCGGTCATCGGCTGCTGCGCGGCGCGATCCGCCCCGGCGCCACCAGCCTGGTCCGCTCGCCCGATCCCGGCGCGCTGGCGGCGATCGGCGTCGACGTCGCCGAGGTCGTCGCCCTCGCGGTCGACCACAGCGTGGTCAACGACCGGTTCACCGGCACCGCGGTACTCACCGCCGCCCAGGCCGCCGACCTCGGCACGCTCGGCTACGTCGCCCGGGCCAGCGGCTTGAGCCTCGACGCCCGCCACGACCATCCGTTCCGGCCCGCCCCGCTGCCCCGCACCATCCACGGCCGCACCGACGGCGACGTGCTGTCCCGGTTCCTGGTCCGGGCGGGCGAGATCCAGGAGTCCATCGCGATGATCACCGTGCTGCTCGACGAGGCCGACAGCGGTGAGACAGACAGCGGCGAGGCCGGCCCGGGCCCGGCCGTCTCGGGGACCGGGGTGGGCATCGTCGAGGGCTGGCGCGGCACCGTCGTGCACCGCGTCGAACTCGCCGCCGACGGCCGGCTGGCCCGCGTGAAGATCGTGGATCCCAGCTACTTCAACTGGCCCGCGCTGCCGGTCGCGCTGGCGGACACGATCGTTCCGGACTTCCCGCTGGTCAACAAGAGCTTCAACCTCTCCTACGCCGGCAACGACCTGTAG
- a CDS encoding Hsp20/alpha crystallin family protein — MVMPARRQHGLVPDLIDRVEETTGKNRTEFRYGSFSRTVALPADAHEDDIKASYAKGILTVSVPVDETTKVHPKIEIETES; from the coding sequence ATGGTGATGCCGGCCCGCAGGCAGCACGGCCTGGTGCCGGACCTGATCGACCGGGTCGAGGAGACGACCGGGAAGAACCGCACCGAGTTCCGGTACGGCTCCTTCTCCCGGACCGTCGCGCTGCCGGCCGACGCACACGAGGACGACATCAAGGCCAGCTACGCCAAGGGAATCCTCACCGTGAGCGTGCCGGTCGACGAGACGACCAAGGTGCACCCCAAGATCGAGATCGAGACCGAGAGCTGA